The following proteins are encoded in a genomic region of Vanessa tameamea isolate UH-Manoa-2023 chromosome 4, ilVanTame1 primary haplotype, whole genome shotgun sequence:
- the LOC113395797 gene encoding uncharacterized protein LOC113395797 isoform X2: MPSSGCNAEAHHVDLVTALTSAASDFSIHLLAHVPIEECEYLITNSALTLSGVAVILNKCGFIESKNISKQNTDCEECFAVLARNESQHDIGVAVELQRWITDSEIPLQIVYIETDLLLRTKILELQHQNKSFLFLDEDIWESNPKVFRVKPPLCVKSSNRCSYVLDSSIAVRVGNGGFMKRFALPISNFVSRFAPETTDLWEILQNEIYLQNISNIEEAACLWAFQNKNKIENWTLTANNNRQLPLVYRIKIFLCKDDPDLEEHINVLKIAGSLLNIKEVHYNLTLTTLVDCLDSENFTWKIIALAREQQIAGAIAWGWMVTAAVANAAEYGQLPLLLAGPTLAEVALDTKLVVHAVTAPLMNLTYAYLELLQRCNWMRVAILSDNTTYSKNFINMLLNEKKLLIREEIIDLKSVRVVLEKFRTLDARIFFVNTNANISSVILCTALALGMTPAAGFVWIVRDWRVAKCNVENDWDEMYHFTLGLTWRGGPTAGGSIEMQNELRKLWQTHENSLTGSSNSASLADALLFLGQGFANFVNEYPSHIYDLHGLDNALNFSKSLQKIIVNGTAQELKSKAGEKLVFIEKWHGNTGSSVALWYITPKGIVDVWPNNSTTCTQIVGIQPMDRYYCITFTTGDPFAPRCHLLTVCTTIAILTLAIISLYVARRARLSSISRREKEESKRVVSWLDTYLVQRNSITLFHVIGSGSNGQVRFAELRKPDKIVLVAAKEPKCCIGLYKENEFLREACILAPLRHENVIRLVGVCIGGGPPIVLMEHAYYNDLHRYLTFRRQFAISARRHEVPAKEAMEVSDGELTRFAREAARALEYLAHKRLVHRDVRAANCLVDKNRLLKLADFGMARELESEATLYMTTRRTLFPVLWMPPESLIKGVFSPASDIWSLGVLILEVSTLGARPYSDWPLEQVVAYVKSGGYPPLPPDTSKHTRNLLLACWQQDVKARPSAAFVHNFLTRNPHVISPALLTPDMPETNLHFIKRDRTFEEIERSRRNTSCTFISKDF; this comes from the exons GGATTGCGAGGAATGCTTTGCTGTGTTAGCGCGCAATGAAAGTCAACACGATATCGGAGTCGCGGTTGAATTGCAGCGGTGGATCACAGACTCAGAGATACCGCTACAAATTGTGTACATCGAAACTGACTTACTTCTGCGTACAAAAATCTTAGAACTGCAACATCAAAACAAATCCTTCCTTTTCCTTGATGAAGACATTTGGGAAAGCAATCCAAAAGTATTTCGTGTAAAACCTCCATTATGTGTTAAATCTTCTAATCGCTGCTCTTACGTGCTTGACTCTAGTATAGCTGTTCGTGTCGGTAATGGAGGGTTTATGAAACGATTTGCACTTCCAATATCAAATTTTGTAAGTCGGTTTGCACCTGAAACTACAGATCTTTGGGAAATACTccaaaatgaaatatacttacaaaatatttccaatattgAAGAAGCAGCTTGTTTGTGggcttttcaaaataaaaataagattgaaAATTGGACTTTAACTGCAAATAATAACCGTCAACTGCCGCttgtttatagaataaaaatatttctttgcaaGGACGATCCAGACTTAGAAGAACACATAAATGTTCTAAAGATAGCAGGgtctttacttaatataaaagaagTCCACTACAACTTAACATTGACAACATTGGTTGACTGCCTTGATAGTGAAAATTTTACATGGAAAATCATTGCACTGGCTCGCGAACAGCAAATAGCAGGTGCCATAGCATGGGGTTGGATGGTTACTGCTGCGGTGGCAAATGCCGCTGAATATGGCCAACTACCGCTATTGCTAGCAGGTCCAACCTTAGCGGAAGTAGCATTAGATACTAAACTGGTAGTGCACGCAGTCACAGCACCCTTAATGAATCTTACCTATGCTTATTTAGAATTGCTTCAACGATGCAACTGGATGCGTGTAGCTATACTGTCTGATAACACGACTTACtcaaaaaattttattaatatgctactcaacgaaaaaaaattacttatccGAGAGGAAATTATCGATTTAAAAAGTGTTCGAGTCGTTTTGGAAAAATTCCGAACTTTAGATGCTCgtattttctttgttaatacaaatgcaaatatttctagtgttattttatgtacagCATTGGCCCTCGGTATGACACCAGCTGCTGGTTTTGTTTGGATAGTGAGAGATTGGAGAGTGGCAAAATGCAATGTTGAAAATGACTGGGATGAAATGTACCACTTTACGTTAGGATTGACATGGCGAGGAGGACCTACTGCAGGTGGTTCAATAGAAATGCAAAACGAACTTCGTAAACTATGGCAGACTCACGAAAACAGTCTTACTGGGTCATCAAATTCTGCGTCCTTGGCAGATGCACTCCTGTTTCTTGGTCAAGGATTTGCTAATTTTGTTAACGAATATCCTTCGCATATATACGATCTTCACGGTCTCGATAATGCGTT gaATTTTTCAAAAAGTCtgcaaaaaataatagtaaatggAACTGCACAAGAGCTTAAAAGTAAAGCTGGTGAAAAGTTAGTATTTATCGAAAAATGGCACGGAAACACAGGTTCTTCAGTCGCCTTGTGGTATATCACTCCCAAAGGTATAGTTGACGTTTGGCCTAACAACTCTACTACGTGTACTCAAATTGTTGGGATACAGCCAATGGACAGATACTATTGTATAACGTTTACAACAGGGGATCCGTTCGCACCTCGCTGTCATCTATTAACGGTTTGCACTACTATCGCTATATTGACACTTGCAATCATATCGCTCTATGTTGCTAGACGCGCTCGACTGTCAAGCATAAGCCGTCGTGAAAAAGAGGAAAGTAAACGAGTCGTATCTTGGCTGGATACGTATTTAGTACAGCGTAATTCGATCACACTTTTCCACGTTATTGGCTCTGGTAGTAATGGGCAAGTACGATTTGCTGAATTAAGGAAACCCGACAAAATAGTTCTAGTTGCTGCAAAAGAACCGAAGTGTTGCATTGGACTTTACAAGGAAAATGAGTTTTTACGTGAAGCATGCATCCTCGCGCCATTGCGCCACGAAAACGTTATACGCCTTGTCGGTGTTTGTATAGGTGGAGGACCTCCGATTGTTTTAATGGAACATGCATATTATAACGACTTACATAGATATTTAACGTTCCGTCGACAATTTGCTATAAGTGCTCGACGCCATGAAGTCCCTGCTAAGGAAGCAATGGAAGTATCTGATGGTGAACTTACCCGATTCGCACGAGAAGCAGCTCGAGCACTCGAATATCTTGCACATAAAAGACTAGTGCACAGGGATGTGCGTGCTGCAAATTGTCTCGTGGACAAAAATCGATTGCTAAAACTAGCTGATTTTGGAATGGCTCGCGAGCTAGAAAGTGAAGCAACTCTATACATGACGACTCGTCGTACCTTGTTTCCTGTATTATGGATGCCTCCTGAGAGCCTAATCAAAGGTGTATTCTCACCAGCATCAGATATATGGTCACTTGGTGTATTAATATTGGAGGTGTCTACACTCGGCGCTCGTCCATATAGTGACTGGCCACTCGAACAAGTGGTTGCCTATGTTAAATCAGGTGGATATCCACCACTTCCTCCAGACACATCAAAACATAC ACGAAACTTGTTGTTGGCATGCTGGCAGCAAGATGTGAAAGCTCGACCGAGTGCAGCCtttgttcataattttttaacacGTAACCCACACGTAATATCTCCAGCTCTTCTTACGCCTGATATGCCCGAaactaatttacattttattaaaagggACAGAACTTTCGAAGAAATCGAAAGGAGCAGACGAAATACATCTTGTACTTTTATCTCGAAagacttttaa